In Devosia sp. XK-2, one DNA window encodes the following:
- a CDS encoding RbsD/FucU domain-containing protein → MLKNIPALLGPELLSTLRAMGHGDELVIADANFPAEFLGPMTIRADGISATAMLDAILTLLPLDQYVEETAIGMQVVGDPTARQPIDDEFEAIIARHEPEKHYSKIERFAFYDRAAKAAAVIQTGETRLYGNIILKKGVIRPQA, encoded by the coding sequence ATGCTGAAAAACATCCCTGCCCTGTTGGGCCCTGAACTGCTCTCGACCCTGCGTGCCATGGGTCATGGCGACGAACTGGTCATCGCCGACGCCAATTTCCCCGCGGAATTTTTGGGGCCGATGACAATTCGCGCCGACGGCATTTCGGCCACCGCCATGCTCGATGCCATCCTCACGCTTCTGCCGCTCGATCAATATGTCGAGGAAACCGCCATCGGCATGCAGGTCGTCGGCGATCCCACTGCTCGCCAGCCCATCGACGATGAGTTTGAGGCCATCATCGCCCGCCACGAGCCTGAAAAACACTATTCCAAGATCGAGCGCTTCGCCTTTTACGACCGCGCCGCGAAGGCGGCTGCCGTCATCCAGACCGGCGAAACCCGTCTCTATGGCAACATAATTCTCAAGAAGGGCGTCATTCGCCCGCAGGCCTGA
- a CDS encoding GntR family transcriptional regulator — protein MKTEASPYQFLGSAGDFSRGTVTVDVTNALREAIVTLALPPGMVLDKTAICSQLGVSRFPVSEALARLADEGLVDIAPQRGSTVSLVKIADVREYMLIRKGLESEALRVLIGKHDADVIAALHANMAAQREAASRDDAETFHQIDVDFHDIIFRSMRLTKVKSIIDRARANLDRARRLIITPRRLNHTIAEHQAIFDGILAANAPQAITAIRAHIDAVMVELFAFAQEQPALFADGHEFTTEDNDFPFG, from the coding sequence ATGAAAACGGAAGCCAGTCCCTATCAATTTCTTGGTTCAGCAGGCGATTTCTCGCGCGGCACGGTCACGGTGGACGTCACCAATGCCCTGCGCGAAGCCATTGTCACGCTCGCCCTGCCCCCCGGCATGGTGCTCGACAAAACCGCCATCTGCAGCCAATTGGGCGTCTCCCGCTTCCCCGTCAGCGAGGCCCTGGCCCGCCTGGCCGACGAGGGCCTGGTCGATATCGCCCCCCAACGCGGCTCGACCGTTTCCCTGGTCAAGATCGCTGACGTCCGGGAATATATGCTTATTCGCAAGGGGTTGGAGAGTGAGGCTTTGCGCGTGCTGATCGGCAAGCACGATGCCGACGTCATTGCGGCCCTGCACGCCAATATGGCGGCCCAGCGCGAAGCCGCGTCCCGCGACGATGCCGAGACCTTTCACCAGATCGACGTCGATTTTCACGACATCATCTTCCGCTCCATGCGGCTGACCAAGGTCAAATCCATCATCGACAGGGCCCGCGCCAATCTCGATCGCGCCCGCCGACTGATCATCACGCCGCGCCGCCTCAACCACACAATTGCCGAACATCAGGCCATCTTCGATGGCATCCTGGCGGCCAATGCACCCCAGGCTATTACCGCGATCCGCGCCCATATCGACGCCGTCATGGTCGAACTCTTTGCCTTCGCGCAGGAACAGCCCGCACTTTTTGCCGATGGCCACGAATTCACCACCGAAGACAACGATTTCCCCTTCGGCTGA
- a CDS encoding altronate dehydratase family protein has protein sequence MNEHVVEPQGKTLVLNAADNIAVALANLEVGTPTPEGVSIVRRVPRGHKFATRPIMAGEAVIKFGQIIGFAKEGIAPGDWVHEHNCGMGGPDGSLMHDYAFAEGAMPVDMLAADKRATFQGYKRANGAVGTRNYVGILTSVNCSATVAKFMAEAINSSGILDDYPEIDGVVPFVHGTGCAMDTHGEGYQILRRTQWGYTSNPNLGAALLVGLGCEAFQIDRMKEAYNLKETDTFQTMTIQEIGGTRKMIDWGVERIKEMLPVAAKARRETVDASHLTLALQCGGSDGYSGITANPALGVAVDTLVKHGGTAILSETPEVYGAEHMLTRRAVTREVGEKLIERIKWWEDYTRRNGGEMNNNPSPGNKLGGLTTILEKSLGATAKGGSTPLTAVYEYAEKVTEKGFVFMDTPGFDPVSATGQVAGGANVLCFTTGRGSAYGCKPVPSIKLATNSELYGRMTEDMDINCGDIVEGVSIEAKGQEIFEHVLRVASGEKTKSEALGYGDNEFVPWQVGAVM, from the coding sequence ATGAACGAACATGTCGTCGAGCCGCAAGGCAAAACACTCGTGCTCAACGCCGCCGACAATATTGCTGTCGCGCTGGCCAATCTGGAAGTGGGGACGCCAACGCCCGAGGGTGTGAGCATTGTTCGCCGGGTGCCGCGCGGACATAAATTTGCGACCAGGCCGATCATGGCGGGTGAAGCGGTGATCAAGTTCGGCCAGATCATTGGCTTTGCCAAGGAGGGCATAGCGCCCGGCGATTGGGTGCATGAGCACAATTGCGGCATGGGTGGACCGGATGGTTCGCTGATGCATGATTATGCCTTTGCCGAAGGGGCGATGCCGGTTGACATGCTGGCGGCAGACAAGCGCGCGACCTTTCAAGGTTATAAGCGCGCCAATGGCGCCGTCGGCACGCGCAATTATGTGGGCATCCTGACCTCAGTGAATTGTTCGGCGACGGTCGCCAAATTCATGGCGGAAGCGATCAACAGCTCCGGCATATTGGATGATTATCCGGAGATCGATGGGGTGGTCCCGTTCGTGCATGGCACGGGCTGCGCCATGGATACGCATGGCGAAGGCTATCAAATCCTCAGGCGGACGCAGTGGGGCTATACGTCCAACCCCAATCTGGGTGCGGCATTGCTGGTGGGCCTTGGGTGCGAGGCGTTTCAGATCGACCGCATGAAAGAGGCCTATAACCTTAAGGAAACCGACACCTTCCAGACCATGACGATCCAGGAGATCGGCGGCACGCGGAAGATGATCGATTGGGGCGTGGAGCGGATCAAGGAGATGTTGCCGGTGGCCGCCAAGGCGCGGCGCGAAACGGTCGATGCGTCGCATCTGACGCTGGCGCTGCAATGCGGCGGTTCGGACGGCTATTCGGGCATTACCGCCAATCCGGCGCTGGGCGTGGCCGTGGACACGCTGGTCAAGCATGGCGGCACGGCGATTCTTTCGGAAACGCCGGAAGTCTATGGCGCCGAGCATATGCTGACCCGCCGGGCGGTGACGCGCGAGGTGGGCGAGAAGCTGATCGAACGGATCAAATGGTGGGAGGATTATACGCGGCGCAATGGCGGGGAGATGAACAATAATCCCTCGCCGGGCAACAAGCTGGGTGGCCTCACCACGATTCTCGAAAAATCGCTGGGCGCGACGGCCAAGGGCGGATCGACGCCGCTGACGGCGGTTTATGAATATGCCGAGAAAGTCACCGAAAAGGGCTTTGTGTTCATGGACACGCCGGGCTTCGATCCGGTGTCAGCCACGGGCCAGGTGGCTGGCGGGGCCAATGTGCTGTGCTTTACCACCGGGCGTGGCTCGGCCTATGGCTGCAAGCCGGTGCCGTCGATCAAGCTGGCCACCAATTCCGAACTCTATGGCCGCATGACCGAGGACATGGACATTAATTGCGGCGATATCGTCGAGGGTGTTTCCATCGAGGCCAAGGGGCAGGAGATTTTCGAGCATGTGCTGCGGGTCGCCTCGGGAGAGAAGACCAAGTCCGAAGCGCTGGGCTATGGCGACAATGAATTTGTGCCCTGGCAGGTTGGGGCGGTGATGTAG